In the Pseudomonas sp. ADAK2 genome, one interval contains:
- a CDS encoding NADPH-dependent F420 reductase translates to MSYAIIGFGNIGQALAKAFVRNGIEVAVATTRDPESFASAAAAIGPQIIPQKLADAVKADIVFLAVRFESYPDVAKALPTWKGKTIIDATNAYGVSPEELGGEPSSSVVAQAFTGGRLVKGFNHLGAAVLGQDPAVKGGRRVVFLASDDDGAAAEIGALAEKLGFSPIKLGGLSEGGLLVQARGNTWGQLIFKDLVKFD, encoded by the coding sequence ATGAGCTACGCAATTATCGGCTTCGGCAATATCGGCCAGGCCCTGGCCAAGGCGTTTGTCCGCAATGGCATCGAAGTAGCCGTGGCAACCACGCGCGACCCGGAAAGCTTTGCATCCGCTGCGGCCGCCATCGGCCCCCAGATCATTCCCCAAAAACTGGCGGACGCGGTCAAGGCGGACATCGTTTTTCTGGCTGTCCGTTTCGAGTCGTACCCGGACGTCGCTAAGGCGTTGCCGACCTGGAAGGGGAAGACCATCATCGATGCGACCAATGCCTACGGCGTGTCCCCTGAGGAACTGGGAGGAGAGCCTTCTTCCAGTGTCGTCGCGCAGGCCTTTACTGGCGGACGACTGGTCAAGGGCTTCAACCATTTGGGCGCCGCTGTTCTTGGCCAGGATCCGGCCGTGAAGGGTGGCAGGAGAGTCGTGTTCCTTGCGAGCGACGATGACGGCGCCGCTGCGGAAATTGGTGCGCTGGCAGAAAAACTCGGTTTCTCGCCGATCAAGCTGGGCGGGCTTTCGGAGGGTGGACTGCTGGTGCAGGCGCGCGGAAATACCTGGGGCCAACTGATCTTCAAGGACTTGGTCAAGTTCGACTGA
- a CDS encoding nuclear transport factor 2 family protein, with amino-acid sequence MSIQENIQVVKDFFAAMGGGDRQRLLALCAEDFEWIIPGEDWPLAGTHRGHAGLADVLQQASAELETSMEPPEFVAQGERVLVVGFATGKVKATNRTFEDHFVFAITVRNGQLTNIREYVDTQALARASERGASPRP; translated from the coding sequence ATGAGCATTCAAGAGAATATCCAGGTTGTGAAGGACTTTTTTGCAGCAATGGGCGGCGGCGATAGGCAACGTCTGCTGGCATTGTGTGCCGAAGATTTCGAGTGGATCATTCCGGGGGAGGATTGGCCGCTGGCTGGCACGCACCGCGGGCACGCGGGATTGGCGGACGTGCTTCAGCAGGCTTCCGCAGAACTGGAAACATCCATGGAGCCTCCCGAGTTTGTAGCGCAGGGCGAACGGGTGCTGGTCGTCGGCTTTGCGACGGGGAAAGTCAAAGCCACGAACCGGACGTTTGAGGACCATTTTGTCTTCGCCATCACTGTTCGCAATGGCCAGCTGACGAACATCCGCGAGTATGTCGACACCCAGGCATTGGCGCGGGCCTCAGAAAGGGGCGCGAGCCCAAGGCCCTGA
- a CDS encoding winged helix-turn-helix transcriptional regulator, producing the protein MKTTLKEDFRSHCAVNYGVEIFGDRWSLLIIRDIVFVGKKTYGDFLKSEEGIATNVLASRLAFLEKQGVLAKAPSPDDRRKDFYTLTEKGLDLIPIVINIVLWSAKHDSESYVRRHEDLVARFSQNPLQASEEVKALVRNGGCLFPESGR; encoded by the coding sequence ATGAAGACAACTCTTAAAGAAGACTTTCGATCCCACTGCGCGGTGAACTACGGCGTGGAGATTTTCGGCGACCGGTGGTCGCTCTTGATCATTCGCGACATCGTTTTTGTAGGGAAGAAGACGTATGGCGATTTCCTGAAATCGGAAGAGGGAATCGCAACCAATGTTCTTGCTTCCCGACTGGCCTTTCTAGAGAAGCAAGGCGTTCTCGCGAAGGCGCCCAGCCCCGACGACAGGCGCAAGGACTTCTACACCTTGACCGAGAAGGGTCTGGACCTCATTCCAATTGTGATCAACATTGTGCTCTGGAGCGCAAAGCACGATTCGGAGTCGTACGTGCGGCGCCACGAGGATTTGGTTGCTCGATTCAGTCAAAACCCCTTGCAGGCGAGTGAAGAAGTGAAGGCGCTGGTCCGCAATGGCGGGTGCCTCTTTCCTGAGAGTGGGAGATGA
- a CDS encoding SDR family oxidoreductase, with protein sequence MHVLVTGGTGHIGSYIVPELIAAGHEVTGLARSDKSAAALTALGAKVRRGDISDLDGLKAAAADADGVIHVAHRQDLLPTGGIDAVAAAELQIMLAYGEALAGSGKPLVVSGSIGAPGWEHLGRPATEEDPSLPGGDAYKGTLRVRNVVETTVIGLAERGVRSSIVRIPTIAHSTTDVAFLPLLIGLAKEKGVIGYPGEGANLWPAVHARDLAVLFRLALEKSEAGKYWHGVESEGFRFREIAEAIGSRLGVPAVSIPADVLMLPGYFGFLANLVTLDLPASNLITRQTLGWKPVQPGLFEDLDNGHYFPAD encoded by the coding sequence ATGCACGTTTTAGTCACTGGCGGAACCGGCCATATCGGTTCGTACATCGTCCCCGAACTCATCGCCGCCGGCCACGAGGTCACCGGCCTGGCCCGGTCCGACAAGTCCGCGGCAGCGCTGACCGCGCTCGGCGCCAAGGTGCGTCGCGGGGATATTTCCGACCTCGACGGGCTCAAGGCGGCAGCGGCGGACGCCGACGGCGTTATCCACGTCGCGCACCGGCAAGACCTGCTACCCACTGGCGGGATCGACGCCGTGGCCGCTGCGGAACTCCAGATCATGCTCGCGTACGGCGAGGCGCTGGCTGGAAGCGGCAAGCCGCTGGTTGTGTCGGGAAGCATCGGCGCGCCCGGGTGGGAACACCTGGGTCGTCCGGCCACCGAGGAAGACCCGTCACTTCCCGGCGGCGATGCGTACAAGGGGACCTTGCGGGTTCGCAACGTCGTCGAAACCACCGTGATCGGCCTCGCAGAGCGGGGCGTGCGGTCGTCGATCGTACGGATTCCTACGATTGCGCACAGCACGACCGACGTCGCCTTCCTTCCATTGTTGATCGGGCTGGCGAAGGAAAAGGGCGTCATCGGTTACCCGGGAGAAGGCGCGAACCTGTGGCCGGCCGTGCACGCCCGTGACCTCGCCGTCTTGTTCCGCCTGGCACTGGAGAAGAGTGAGGCTGGCAAATATTGGCACGGGGTCGAGAGTGAGGGCTTCCGGTTCCGCGAGATCGCCGAGGCCATTGGCAGCCGTCTGGGCGTGCCGGCCGTGAGCATTCCCGCGGATGTACTGATGCTGCCGGGATACTTTGGATTCCTCGCGAATCTGGTCACGCTGGACCTCCCGGCATCCAACCTCATCACCCGCCAGACCCTCGGCTGGAAGCCTGTTCAGCCCGGCTTGTTCGAGGACCTCGACAACGGCCATTACTTCCCTGCCGACTGA
- a CDS encoding NADPH-dependent F420 reductase, with translation MSTISIIGSGGMAAAIAGRIARAGHTVEVMSRDPAKAQALADQLAAGATTGTYGAAPAGDIVILAVPYTGAASVVAEYGDALDGKVIIDITNTASPDLTGLVSPAVSSGAQEIAKIAPASAHVVKAFNTLFGHVLAKGGRLDAFIAADDPEAKARVSTFIESLGLRPLDVGGLHMAQTLEALGLMMIGLAKNGAGTWDIALNVDIG, from the coding sequence ATGAGCACTATCAGCATCATCGGTTCAGGAGGCATGGCCGCGGCGATTGCCGGTCGTATCGCTAGAGCAGGGCATACCGTCGAGGTGATGAGCCGCGACCCCGCCAAGGCGCAGGCGCTGGCCGACCAGCTCGCGGCCGGAGCGACCACAGGGACGTACGGGGCGGCGCCAGCCGGCGACATCGTCATCCTCGCCGTGCCGTACACCGGTGCGGCGTCGGTGGTGGCCGAGTACGGAGACGCGCTCGACGGCAAGGTGATCATCGACATCACCAACACGGCCTCTCCGGACCTCACGGGCCTCGTCTCTCCCGCCGTCAGTTCGGGTGCGCAAGAGATCGCCAAGATCGCCCCCGCCAGCGCGCATGTCGTGAAGGCGTTCAACACCCTGTTCGGCCACGTCCTTGCCAAGGGTGGGCGCCTCGACGCGTTCATCGCCGCCGATGATCCGGAGGCCAAGGCGCGCGTCTCGACGTTCATCGAGAGTCTCGGGTTGCGTCCGTTGGATGTCGGCGGCCTGCACATGGCCCAGACGCTTGAGGCGCTCGGCCTGATGATGATCGGCCTGGCAAAAAACGGCGCCGGCACTTGGGACATTGCCTTGAACGTCGATATCGGCTGA
- a CDS encoding DUF6130 family protein translates to MSLVLRNLFVFALGGFFCIAAVGQGEADPDQPPAILPLESETPPKLIAYPPLAEPLARGVVIIQYRTEHARIMPVFGKTAGDVSPRLGHLHVTVDDWKGTWAHTSEDPIILVGLTPGTHKVLLEVADPTHKILTSTTVSFIVPEKKSPNVPHMEEGHAVKP, encoded by the coding sequence ATGTCCCTCGTTCTCAGAAATCTGTTTGTCTTTGCCTTGGGAGGCTTTTTTTGCATCGCTGCAGTCGGTCAAGGAGAAGCAGATCCCGATCAGCCACCGGCAATACTCCCCTTGGAATCTGAGACGCCGCCAAAACTCATTGCCTATCCACCGCTTGCCGAGCCACTCGCCCGCGGGGTTGTCATCATTCAATATCGGACAGAGCACGCCAGGATCATGCCGGTATTTGGCAAAACGGCGGGTGACGTGTCTCCGCGTCTCGGCCATCTCCACGTGACCGTCGATGACTGGAAAGGAACGTGGGCGCATACCAGTGAAGACCCGATTATCCTGGTTGGGCTGACGCCCGGTACGCACAAGGTTCTTCTGGAAGTGGCGGACCCGACTCACAAGATCCTCACCAGCACGACAGTGAGTTTTATCGTGCCTGAGAAGAAATCACCGAACGTCCCTCACATGGAAGAGGGGCACGCGGTAAAACCATGA
- a CDS encoding aminotransferase class V-fold PLP-dependent enzyme, which yields MSKLYPNIDPEGLVEYSVVYTDRSLNHMSQSFQGVMKNISRTLKQVYNAQAVAVVPGSGTFGMEAVARQFATNQQCLVIRNGWFSYRWSQILEMGNIPAATTVLKARPVETGHQAAYAPPPLDEVLAAIAAQKPQIVFAPHVETSSGIILPDEYLRAVGDAVHAVGGLFVLDCIASGTLWVDMHKCAVDLLISAPQKGWSASPCCALVMLSSLALERIEQTQSSSFACDLKKWLQVMQAYEQGGHAYHATMPSDSLARFNEVMKETQAYGFDKVCGEQQALGDRVRAMLSGKGIKSVAAAGFQAPGVVVSYTDDADIKSGKKFAEHGLQIAAGVPLQCDEPADFQTFRIGLFGLEKLHNIERTVSTLEQALDEVMVN from the coding sequence ATGTCAAAGCTATATCCCAATATCGATCCCGAGGGGCTGGTCGAATACTCAGTGGTCTACACCGACCGCTCGCTCAACCACATGTCGCAGTCATTTCAAGGCGTGATGAAGAACATTTCCAGGACCCTGAAGCAGGTCTACAACGCCCAGGCGGTTGCGGTGGTCCCGGGCAGTGGCACGTTCGGCATGGAAGCGGTGGCGCGACAGTTTGCCACCAACCAGCAATGCCTGGTGATACGCAACGGCTGGTTCAGTTATCGCTGGAGCCAGATCCTTGAGATGGGCAACATCCCGGCGGCCACTACGGTGCTGAAAGCCCGACCGGTCGAGACTGGTCACCAGGCTGCCTACGCCCCACCCCCTCTGGACGAAGTGCTGGCAGCCATTGCGGCGCAGAAGCCGCAGATTGTCTTCGCCCCCCACGTTGAAACCTCATCAGGGATTATCCTGCCCGACGAGTACCTGCGGGCTGTCGGCGACGCCGTGCATGCGGTGGGAGGCCTGTTCGTGCTGGACTGCATCGCCTCAGGCACGCTATGGGTTGATATGCACAAATGCGCAGTCGACCTGCTGATCAGCGCACCGCAGAAAGGCTGGAGCGCCTCCCCTTGCTGCGCCCTGGTGATGCTCAGTTCTTTGGCCCTCGAACGCATCGAACAGACGCAAAGCAGCAGCTTCGCCTGCGACCTGAAAAAGTGGCTGCAGGTCATGCAGGCCTACGAACAGGGCGGACATGCCTACCATGCAACCATGCCCAGCGACTCCCTCGCGCGATTCAACGAAGTGATGAAAGAGACGCAAGCCTACGGTTTCGACAAGGTCTGCGGCGAACAACAGGCTCTGGGCGATCGGGTGCGCGCAATGTTGAGCGGCAAAGGCATCAAAAGCGTGGCCGCAGCCGGTTTTCAGGCACCTGGCGTAGTGGTGAGCTACACCGATGATGCCGACATCAAGAGCGGCAAGAAATTTGCCGAACACGGCCTACAGATCGCCGCCGGAGTGCCGTTGCAGTGCGACGAGCCGGCCGACTTCCAGACCTTCCGCATTGGTCTGTTCGGACTCGAAAAGCTGCACAATATCGAGCGCACGGTCAGCACCCTCGAGCAGGCACTGGACGAGGTGATGGTTAACTAA
- a CDS encoding GNAT family N-acetyltransferase, with protein MNIRLTETKDWPLLKHIRLAALLDAPTAFGVSYQTAANYTDEQWKERASSAGTQFWLAIQNDQPVGMIGAGVSQANRFNLIGMWVEPAARGSGVAARLVEAVKSLAMEKGHERVYLDVSPDNARAANFYLKQGFAFMDEWEPLESHPHISVQTMFWTPHVRIPISSVH; from the coding sequence ATGAACATTCGTCTAACGGAAACAAAAGACTGGCCGCTCTTGAAGCACATCCGCCTCGCCGCGCTGTTGGACGCGCCGACAGCGTTCGGCGTGAGTTACCAAACGGCGGCCAACTACACCGACGAGCAATGGAAAGAACGCGCCTCGTCTGCCGGCACGCAATTCTGGCTGGCCATCCAGAACGATCAACCGGTGGGCATGATTGGCGCCGGGGTCAGTCAAGCGAATCGCTTCAACCTGATCGGCATGTGGGTTGAACCCGCCGCACGCGGTTCTGGCGTAGCCGCTCGGTTGGTCGAGGCGGTGAAAAGCCTGGCGATGGAAAAAGGTCATGAGCGCGTCTACCTCGACGTCTCGCCGGACAATGCCAGGGCCGCGAACTTCTACCTGAAGCAAGGGTTCGCGTTCATGGATGAATGGGAACCGTTGGAAAGTCATCCGCATATCAGCGTGCAGACCATGTTCTGGACACCACACGTCCGAATACCTATATCAAGTGTGCATTGA
- a CDS encoding LysR substrate-binding domain-containing protein, whose amino-acid sequence MDKIRHVPSLQGLQALVEVADSGSFTQAAHTLCLTQSAVSRKIQQLESHFGVSLFIRSSRSLQLTVEGEQVLASARNILEQLKTLEDRLSPQKRPFRIRMHVSLAVRWLLPKLSDFYLRHPDVSLSIETVATEIVEPAADSDAYILYLPEPSNDPASLTLFEESLVPVCAPGFGPLDSMDDLVRFALLHRSADKQAWIDWLAANGGKSLEDYRHIPFNLDELALDAAARGLGVAMTDLTLAQESLDRGVLVVPFGQPLKTQGIYSLCPQPSAASHPACGVIMQWFAEQAQRETE is encoded by the coding sequence ATGGATAAAATCCGCCACGTTCCTTCTCTTCAGGGCCTGCAGGCCCTGGTCGAGGTCGCTGATTCGGGCAGCTTTACGCAAGCGGCGCACACGCTGTGCCTGACCCAAAGTGCGGTGAGTCGAAAAATCCAGCAGTTGGAATCTCACTTCGGCGTATCGCTGTTCATCAGGAGCAGCCGTAGCCTGCAACTGACCGTCGAGGGCGAACAGGTGCTGGCCAGTGCGCGCAACATTCTCGAGCAGCTGAAAACCCTTGAGGATCGGCTTTCCCCACAAAAGCGCCCCTTCCGCATCCGCATGCATGTGTCGCTGGCGGTGCGCTGGTTGCTGCCGAAACTGAGCGACTTCTACTTGCGTCACCCGGACGTTTCCCTGTCGATCGAAACCGTGGCCACGGAAATCGTCGAACCGGCCGCCGACAGCGACGCCTACATCCTCTATCTGCCCGAGCCGTCAAACGATCCCGCCAGCCTGACCCTGTTCGAGGAATCGCTGGTGCCGGTGTGCGCGCCGGGGTTCGGCCCACTGGACTCGATGGATGATCTTGTGCGCTTTGCGCTGCTGCACCGTTCGGCGGACAAGCAAGCCTGGATCGACTGGCTGGCAGCCAATGGCGGCAAGTCGCTGGAGGATTACCGGCACATCCCCTTCAACCTCGATGAGCTGGCGCTCGATGCAGCGGCGCGAGGCTTGGGCGTGGCGATGACGGACCTGACCCTGGCCCAGGAATCGCTTGATCGCGGGGTGCTGGTGGTGCCGTTTGGTCAGCCATTGAAGACCCAGGGAATTTACTCACTGTGCCCACAGCCGTCGGCGGCGAGCCATCCGGCGTGCGGGGTGATCATGCAGTGGTTTGCGGAGCAGGCGCAGCGGGAGACGGAGTGA
- a CDS encoding NAD(P)/FAD-dependent oxidoreductase, whose amino-acid sequence MENSCGWIAQAGNAPVRDRLSGRQKADWLIIGAGITGLCAAHSLAEMHPQARIVIVDRQRAAQGASARNSGFVVAHEHPSTDELAGHSGFAGYEVDTAISRAASAEVRQRIALHGIECDLRDAGYFFAVSDPAKLTHVEAKLQTLHAVGASAQFLEGEQLKQKLGIGHYQAAIWCGNGNALLQPAKYVKGLLEALPPNVTLYENTDITGLERLAKGQVRAQGAEGSVEAQQVLVCLNAFIPRSGIADSGTFSMELSASLTRPLTEQEFQAMGNVEPWGVLSTRPLGATVRLTPDRRVMIRNTAEYRAKDLSNSDLLLRRKHHVLGLQRRFPWLTEQDIRFTWTGHLSASRSGQPFFAKVEEGVFAVAGCNGSGVARGTLWGRLLAELASGSDSPMLASVMQRAQPGWLPPKPFLDIGAMLRMRVEAVRARTEI is encoded by the coding sequence ATGGAAAATAGTTGTGGCTGGATTGCGCAAGCGGGTAACGCCCCGGTGCGTGATCGCCTGAGCGGAAGGCAAAAAGCCGATTGGCTGATTATCGGTGCCGGCATCACCGGGCTGTGCGCCGCTCATTCACTCGCCGAAATGCACCCTCAGGCGCGCATTGTGATTGTCGATCGGCAGCGGGCGGCGCAGGGTGCTTCGGCGCGCAATTCCGGATTCGTCGTGGCCCATGAACACCCGAGCACCGATGAGCTGGCGGGGCATTCGGGATTCGCTGGTTATGAGGTGGATACCGCGATCTCCCGCGCCGCCAGTGCGGAAGTCCGCCAGCGCATTGCCCTGCATGGCATCGAGTGCGATTTGCGCGATGCCGGCTATTTCTTCGCCGTCAGCGATCCCGCCAAGCTGACCCACGTCGAGGCCAAGCTGCAAACGCTGCATGCGGTGGGTGCCTCGGCGCAGTTTCTGGAAGGCGAACAGCTGAAGCAAAAACTCGGAATCGGTCATTACCAGGCCGCGATCTGGTGTGGCAACGGCAACGCCTTGCTGCAACCGGCCAAATACGTGAAGGGCTTGCTGGAAGCGCTGCCGCCGAATGTGACGCTCTACGAAAACACCGACATCACCGGCCTCGAACGTCTGGCCAAAGGACAGGTTCGCGCCCAGGGAGCCGAGGGCAGCGTTGAGGCGCAGCAGGTGCTGGTGTGCCTGAATGCCTTCATCCCACGCTCGGGAATCGCCGACAGCGGCACGTTTTCCATGGAACTCAGCGCCAGCCTGACGCGGCCGTTGACCGAGCAAGAGTTTCAGGCGATGGGCAACGTCGAGCCCTGGGGCGTGCTGTCCACCCGACCCCTCGGCGCCACGGTGCGGTTGACCCCGGACCGTCGCGTGATGATCCGCAACACCGCCGAATACCGCGCCAAGGATTTATCCAACAGCGATCTGCTGCTGCGCAGAAAACACCATGTGCTGGGTTTGCAACGGCGCTTTCCGTGGCTGACCGAGCAGGACATTCGCTTCACCTGGACCGGTCATTTGAGCGCCTCGCGCTCCGGGCAACCGTTTTTCGCCAAGGTTGAGGAGGGCGTATTTGCCGTGGCCGGTTGCAACGGTTCCGGCGTGGCGCGCGGCACGCTTTGGGGCCGGTTGCTCGCCGAACTGGCCTCGGGCAGCGACTCGCCGATGTTGGCCTCGGTGATGCAACGGGCCCAGCCCGGCTGGCTGCCGCCCAAACCCTTTCTCGATATCGGTGCCATGCTTCGCATGCGTGTGGAGGCGGTCAGGGCCAGAACAGAAATCTAG
- a CDS encoding polyamine ABC transporter substrate-binding protein, protein MRFNPVSLTVLLTTFSAVTYADEQVNISNWSGYIAEDTLPSFTKVTGIKATYDIHDSNEVLESKLMTGNTGYDVVSPSNHFMSRLIKAGAIQKLDKSQLPNWKNLDPALMKKLEVNDPGNQYGYPYMWGTAGIGYNVEKIKAIFGTTDVTHSWRLFFDENNIKKLSQCGVAIIDNPTQILPITLNYLGLPHHSHEPADYAKAEQALLKIRPYVQYFHTSKYVSDLANGNICAVIGFNGDIVQAAASAKEAKNGIDIAYSIPDEGSTLWMDMVVMPKSAPHEKNGYNYMNYLLEPKVIANISSSVHYANANLAADEFVSPDVKQDPAIYPPKTVLEKLFTVEDLPPAIARLTTRLWNKLKTNT, encoded by the coding sequence ATGCGCTTTAACCCTGTTTCCCTGACGGTCTTGCTCACAACGTTTTCGGCCGTCACGTACGCCGACGAACAGGTCAACATTTCCAACTGGAGCGGCTACATCGCCGAGGACACCTTGCCCAGTTTCACCAAGGTCACCGGGATCAAGGCGACTTACGACATCCACGACAGCAATGAAGTGCTGGAATCGAAGTTGATGACCGGCAACACCGGTTACGACGTGGTCAGTCCGTCGAACCATTTCATGTCGCGGTTGATCAAGGCCGGGGCGATCCAGAAACTGGACAAGAGCCAACTGCCGAACTGGAAAAACCTCGACCCGGCACTGATGAAAAAACTCGAGGTCAACGACCCGGGCAACCAGTACGGCTATCCCTACATGTGGGGCACGGCGGGTATCGGCTACAACGTCGAGAAGATCAAGGCGATTTTCGGCACCACCGACGTCACCCATTCCTGGCGCCTGTTTTTTGATGAGAACAACATCAAAAAGCTGAGCCAGTGCGGCGTGGCAATCATCGATAACCCGACGCAGATTTTGCCGATCACCCTCAACTACCTGGGCCTGCCGCACCACAGCCACGAGCCGGCGGATTACGCCAAGGCCGAGCAGGCGCTGCTGAAGATCCGGCCGTACGTGCAGTACTTCCACACCTCCAAATACGTCAGCGACCTGGCCAACGGCAACATCTGCGCGGTGATTGGTTTCAACGGCGACATCGTACAAGCCGCCGCCAGTGCCAAGGAAGCCAAGAATGGCATCGACATCGCCTATTCGATCCCGGACGAAGGCTCGACCCTGTGGATGGACATGGTGGTCATGCCCAAGAGCGCGCCCCACGAGAAGAATGGCTACAACTACATGAACTACCTGCTTGAGCCCAAGGTGATTGCCAACATCAGCAGCAGCGTGCATTACGCCAACGCCAACCTGGCGGCGGACGAATTTGTCAGCCCGGACGTGAAGCAGGACCCGGCGATCTACCCGCCGAAAACGGTCCTGGAAAAACTGTTCACCGTTGAGGACCTGCCGCCGGCCATTGCCCGGTTGACCACGCGTCTGTGGAACAAACTGAAGACCAACACCTGA
- a CDS encoding SphA family protein, producing the protein MTKTKTLTGLMALLPAITVQADDGGISFWLPGQFGALAAAPTEPGWSMPLIYYHVSASEGGSKPFPRGGRTTVGLDAKADLLFASPTYTFAEPLLGAQAAVSIVAAVGRSEASVDTTLTGPRGRTFSGGTDDSLKGGSDVYLLGTLKWNHGVHNFMAYSMGNLPVGAYDPDRLVNTGLGHASMDAGGGYTYFDKTNEFSAVAGMTYNWENTDIDYKNGIDAHLDLSASHFINSQTHLGVVGYVYHQVTGDSGSGATQGDFKSKVSAVGPQAGHFFKVGKELWYANLKGYYEFDAENRAEGWNTWVTLVVPL; encoded by the coding sequence ATGACAAAAACAAAAACACTGACTGGGCTGATGGCCTTGTTGCCGGCGATCACCGTGCAAGCGGATGACGGCGGCATCAGTTTCTGGCTGCCCGGCCAATTCGGGGCGCTGGCGGCGGCGCCGACCGAGCCGGGTTGGAGCATGCCGCTGATTTACTACCATGTCAGCGCCAGCGAGGGCGGGAGCAAGCCATTTCCACGGGGCGGCCGGACCACCGTGGGGCTGGATGCGAAAGCCGATCTGCTGTTCGCCAGCCCCACTTACACGTTTGCCGAACCGTTGCTGGGCGCTCAAGCGGCGGTGTCGATAGTCGCCGCGGTGGGACGGTCCGAGGCCAGTGTCGACACCACGTTGACCGGCCCACGTGGCCGGACCTTTTCCGGGGGCACGGACGACAGCCTCAAGGGTGGCAGCGATGTCTATCTGTTGGGCACGTTGAAGTGGAACCACGGGGTGCACAATTTCATGGCGTACAGCATGGGCAACCTGCCCGTCGGTGCCTATGACCCGGATCGACTGGTCAACACCGGGCTGGGCCATGCCTCGATGGATGCGGGCGGCGGCTACACCTATTTCGATAAGACCAACGAGTTTTCCGCCGTGGCGGGCATGACCTACAACTGGGAAAACACCGATATCGACTATAAAAACGGCATCGACGCCCACCTGGACTTGAGCGCTTCGCACTTCATCAACAGCCAGACGCACCTGGGCGTGGTCGGCTACGTTTACCACCAGGTCACGGGGGACAGCGGCAGCGGTGCGACCCAGGGCGATTTCAAATCCAAAGTCAGCGCGGTTGGGCCGCAGGCCGGGCATTTCTTCAAAGTCGGCAAAGAACTGTGGTACGCCAACCTCAAGGGTTACTACGAGTTTGATGCCGAAAATCGCGCCGAGGGCTGGAACACCTGGGTGACGCTGGTCGTGCCCTTGTAA
- a CDS encoding c-type cytochrome yields the protein MNHAGVLTIALLLTTGLFGTAAHAAGDAEAGGKLFVRTCGGCHQVGESARPGFGPVLNGVIGRTAGSTEGYQYSEAMKSSGVVWTRETLAKYIEDPKSVVAGTRMIFWGISDQEKIENLLAYLETFQPQ from the coding sequence ATGAACCACGCTGGCGTACTGACTATCGCTTTATTGCTCACCACAGGATTGTTCGGCACCGCGGCTCACGCGGCCGGCGATGCCGAGGCGGGCGGGAAACTGTTCGTCCGCACCTGTGGCGGCTGCCATCAAGTCGGCGAATCGGCACGACCGGGTTTTGGCCCGGTGCTCAACGGTGTGATCGGCCGCACCGCTGGCAGCACCGAGGGCTATCAGTATTCAGAGGCGATGAAATCCTCCGGCGTGGTCTGGACTCGCGAAACCCTGGCCAAGTACATCGAAGACCCCAAAAGCGTGGTGGCCGGCACTCGTATGATCTTCTGGGGTATCAGCGATCAGGAAAAGATCGAAAACCTGCTGGCTTATCTCGAGACCTTTCAGCCGCAGTGA
- a CDS encoding glutathione S-transferase family protein — MPLTLYYHPLSSYCHKVLTALYENGVEFEKRIVDLTNEADRAELQALWPIGKFPVIHDHAHEQDVPESTIIIEYVDRFYPGTYRLVPDDWETALEVRLWDRFFDNYVQGPMQRIVADRLFSAHGDLTQERALLTTAYQMLERRMASRIWVASEAFSLADCAAVPALFYASTLVPFPNDFGHLSAYFERLMQRPSVQRVIDEAKPYFQFYPFAEAIALRFR; from the coding sequence ATGCCGCTGACTCTTTACTACCACCCTCTCTCGTCGTACTGCCACAAAGTACTGACGGCGCTGTACGAAAATGGCGTCGAGTTCGAGAAGAGGATCGTTGACCTGACAAACGAGGCCGACCGGGCGGAGCTTCAGGCGCTGTGGCCGATCGGAAAATTTCCAGTCATCCATGATCACGCTCACGAGCAGGATGTGCCGGAATCCACGATCATCATCGAGTACGTGGACCGGTTCTATCCCGGCACGTATCGCCTGGTACCTGACGATTGGGAGACCGCGCTGGAGGTGCGTTTGTGGGACCGGTTTTTCGATAACTATGTGCAGGGGCCGATGCAGCGGATCGTGGCTGATCGCCTGTTCTCGGCGCACGGCGATTTGACCCAGGAGCGCGCCCTGCTGACGACGGCGTATCAGATGCTGGAGCGGCGGATGGCTTCGCGGATCTGGGTCGCCAGCGAAGCGTTCAGCCTGGCCGATTGCGCGGCGGTCCCGGCGCTGTTCTATGCCAGTACACTGGTGCCGTTTCCCAATGACTTCGGGCACTTGAGTGCCTATTTTGAACGGCTGATGCAAAGGCCATCGGTGCAGCGCGTCATTGATGAAGCCAAGCCGTATTTTCAGTTTTATCCGTTTGCGGAGGCGATTGCGTTGCGGTTTCGTTGA